The following proteins are encoded in a genomic region of Deinococcus arcticus:
- a CDS encoding HNH endonuclease has translation MISRKDVQPEPRRPTVAADLNAPRVLVLNASYEPLHVTSAKRAITLIQYGVAEILENSEDVVRSPSTVMSVPSVIRLRRYVRRPRVHPVPFNRRNVLRRDTFTCQYCGAPDELTLDHVLPRSRGGRHTWDNVVTACRTCNQRKGNRTPEEAAMPLRTRPRAPSFGVYAHGQFAHWQPQWTRYLGG, from the coding sequence TAGCGGCTGACCTGAACGCGCCCCGCGTGCTGGTCCTGAACGCGTCCTATGAACCGCTGCATGTCACGAGTGCCAAGCGGGCCATCACGCTCATTCAGTACGGCGTGGCGGAAATTCTGGAGAACAGTGAGGACGTGGTGCGCTCGCCCAGCACGGTCATGAGCGTGCCCAGCGTGATTCGCCTGCGGCGCTACGTGCGCCGGCCCCGCGTGCATCCGGTGCCCTTTAACCGGCGCAACGTGCTGCGGCGCGACACCTTTACCTGCCAGTACTGCGGCGCCCCCGATGAACTGACCCTGGACCACGTGCTGCCCCGCTCGCGTGGCGGGCGCCACACCTGGGACAACGTGGTGACCGCCTGCCGCACCTGCAACCAGCGCAAGGGCAACCGCACCCCCGAAGAGGCCGCCATGCCCCTGCGCACCCGCCCCCGCGCCCCCAGCTTCGGGGTGTATGCCCACGGGCAGTTTGCCCACTGGCAGCCGCAGTGGACCCGGTATCTGGGGGGGTGA